From a region of the Syngnathoides biaculeatus isolate LvHL_M chromosome 2, ASM1980259v1, whole genome shotgun sequence genome:
- the rpl31 gene encoding 60S ribosomal protein L31, which produces MAPNKKGEKKKGRSAINEVVTREYTINVHKRIHGVGFKKRAPRAIKEIRKFAMKEMGTPDVRIDTRLNKAVWSKGIRNVPYRIRVRLSRKRNEDEDSPNKLYTLVTYVPVTTCKGLQTVNVDEN; this is translated from the exons ATGGCCCCAAACAAGaaaggtgaaaagaaaaaaggacgTTCAGCCATCAACGAGGTGGTGACCAGAGAGTACACCATTAATGTCCACAAGCGTATCCATGGAGT CGGTTTTAAGAAGAGGGCTCCCCGTGCCATCAAAGAAATCCGCAAGTTTGCCATGAAGGAGATGGGAACCCCTGATGTCCGCATTGACACTCGCCTCAACAAGGCAGTGTGGAGCAAGGGGATCAG GAATGTGCCGTACAGAATTCGTGTGCGACTTTCCAGGAAACGTAATGAGGACGAGGATTCCCCCAACAAACTGTACACCCTGGTTACATATGTTCCGGTCACCACGTGCAAAG GTCTGCAGACTGTCAATGTTGATGAAAATTAA